The DNA window GATAATGCTTTATAATTTCATATTTTTTGTTCAGTATGTTTCCGGCTTTCGCGTAAAATAAAAGTTTCTCGGACACGGATTTTTCAAGCAGGCATCCAAGCAAAAAATATCCTCCCAGTTTCTCATTGGTTTCCTTATCATAATAGCTTTCCCCGTAATACTTGCCGTCTATTGACAATATGTACAGCGGGTTACGGTATTTAATTAAAACGCTGATACTGTTATACTGGCGAGGCACAGTCTGGTTATTATTTTCATTTCTTGACGACAGCAATTTACCGTAAAGCTTTGCAGTTATATCTGAGGTAAATTTTCTTATTAAAGAAACCTGCGCCCCGTCTCTTTGAACGCTTTTAATATTGACCGGTATCCATAAACCGTCGGGATTATTGTCGTCTTCATCAAAAACAACAAAATTTTCAATCCAATCATGAAAAATTTTCGCGTTTATCAGGAGGTCCTTGCTGAATTTCATATATGCATTGGAATATAACTGCCAGTAGTTGATTCTCTTAAGAGGCGCGGGGTTAACCTGTGAAAAATTATTCTGCCCGTATAAATCGTAAAATTCAACTTTTTTATTCTGTCTTTTTAAACCCGCTTCGAAATTTGTAATATTGCTGTGCCTGTAATAATACCTCAGACTGGGATTTAGAAATAATTTTCCATCCCCTTCACGGCTTACTCCCGCGCCCAATTTCGCCTGGCTTTTTTCATTTAAATGTATGCCCCTGTTTTCCATGTAAAAGGAATAAAACGAATAGTCATAATTGTTTTCCAGTTTATTCTCTTCAACCTCTCCTGTAAATATATACTGCCCGTTATTTTTTATAAAATCATAGATAATTTTCAGGTTAAGCGATTCATTTTTCAGGGTGGCCCCTTCTTTTAAGTTCGTATTTTCGCCTTTTAAAATAAAATATAAATTTTTACTGATTTTCACACCGAAATTCAGCCCGAAATCATCGCATCTTCTTGTCGATCCGGAAACAGGGGCATTAATCCCTCCCGGCAAATCAAATTTATTTGAATTTACTTTCATCATAAAATCAATTTTTTCTGCGAATAACTCTCCCGCGAACATATTATAATCAAAATCGCTGTCTGACCTTGTCCTGTTTCCTGTTTTTTTGTCAAATTCCAGGAAGTAATTAAATTTTCCGGTATTTCTGCCGTGATTAATTCCGAAATTTATACTTTTGAAATTCCCTAAGGAAAAATCCAGATTTGATCTGGAACCCCTTCTTTTTTGAGCCCGTATAATATTTTCTTCCCTTTCTCTTAATAATATGTCAGGTATTATTTTTTCATAGGATGATTTTTTAAGCCCATACTTTTCCTCCACCCGGATTTCTTCCTTGCCTTCGCTTTTTTTCTTCTCTTTTTCGCTTCCCATTATAATTTCCTCAGGAAGTTTAAAAACAGGGTTATCTTTTTCTTCTTCACAATACACAATAATATTCCCGGTAAATATTATTGATAATAATATTAATAAAATATTTAATTTAATTCTGTTTTTTTTCAGCATTTTCTTGTTTAACCAATGTTTCCAGCTTTTCCCTGCTCTGTTCAGCCCATTGACTTTTTGGGGATTCCTTGACTATCGCCCTGTATAAAGACAAAGCGTCATTTTTTCGCCTGCTAA is part of the bacterium genome and encodes:
- a CDS encoding TonB-dependent receptor, with the protein product MLKKNRIKLNILLILLSIIFTGNIIVYCEEEKDNPVFKLPEEIIMGSEKEKKKSEGKEEIRVEEKYGLKKSSYEKIIPDILLREREENIIRAQKRRGSRSNLDFSLGNFKSINFGINHGRNTGKFNYFLEFDKKTGNRTRSDSDFDYNMFAGELFAEKIDFMMKVNSNKFDLPGGINAPVSGSTRRCDDFGLNFGVKISKNLYFILKGENTNLKEGATLKNESLNLKIIYDFIKNNGQYIFTGEVEENKLENNYDYSFYSFYMENRGIHLNEKSQAKLGAGVSREGDGKLFLNPSLRYYYRHSNITNFEAGLKRQNKKVEFYDLYGQNNFSQVNPAPLKRINYWQLYSNAYMKFSKDLLINAKIFHDWIENFVVFDEDDNNPDGLWIPVNIKSVQRDGAQVSLIRKFTSDITAKLYGKLLSSRNENNNQTVPRQYNSISVLIKYRNPLYILSIDGKYYGESYYDKETNEKLGGYFLLGCLLEKSVSEKLLFYAKAGNILNKKYEIIKHYPGEQTKILLGCKYSF